From the genome of Cololabis saira isolate AMF1-May2022 chromosome 1, fColSai1.1, whole genome shotgun sequence:
gatttattgcttgtgtagttgaaaaaatacatgagaacaggaccttgaaaaaaataatcgcattgtaaacggcatcattttgtgaggccatgctaatctgtatttatactactgtgggcattaatgtttttctacaatatttcctcctcatgacagtaaaataggccattctaagtcaatttactgcagcaattcctttccaaatcattagaaaatgtggttaacacccggttgtgcatgaaaaaaaaaataccgtgatataccgtgaaaccgatataattttgaaaaataccgtgtatatataaatttggtcataccgcccagcactaacgAGAATCAGTCGATAGAAAATTAGTTTAAAGAATATTAGTGCATCAAAAGTGAAGTTTATTCCATGCTGCAAACCAATGTGTGTTTTGTAGTGATAACAGCTCAGGTGAACTCACATGTGGGTGACAGGTTGTATATTTTGTACCTTCGAGCTTTCCATACAGTCACCTGAGTGTTTCCACACAAAGGGGGCGGGACTCGCTGCAAAGTTAGTTAAGACTGTTTCATTGGGGAGGTTTGTATGTTTGTCAGCGGCTCATTTTCAGTGTTGTGTTTGTTCAGCACCAGCTACCTTGAACGCTCCTCTCTTGGCTTTCCCGATCGCCGTCCTCCGTCCGTGAACCAGCACCACGTCCTCCCCGGAGTCCGGCTCCGAGGAGCCGCAGCCCGGGGCCCGCAGCTCCCGCCCGCAGCCCGAGGAGGAGCCGGAGGAGCCGGGGGGACACAAGTGTCCAGAAATCACCCTCAGTCTGTTCATGGCTCCTCTTCTCtcccaggtctggaccagggtcGGACTTTGAACGGTGAACCCGCAGGTCTGCGAGTACGGCGGGGGAGAAGGGACAAAAAGAACAACTCCGCCCTCTCCATACAGACGAGGGTGCACATGATCATAATATTCCCAAGGATCTTTATCTGTTTAAAATAGCTGGACATTCTGACTTTCTACAGTATATCGCAATAAAAGTTATATTGATTTATGAAAAGCATTTTTCCTGtataattgttttataataactattattttaatttcttttttttatatatatttttatttcacaaaagaaaggcaatcAGATACATCCTTAATGACGGTATgtcttacaattttcttttgtgcacgcATGCCTACTCCCGCCTAcccaaaaacatacacaaaaaataaataaataaaatagataaactggagaaaaaaaatgagtgaataaaaatatggaaaataacaTCAGTAAATAACAATAGGGGCATCAAAACTCaaatacctacagatacataaagtaaatgacagcaataaaacagcatTCAGCGGACAATGAAGTTCTCTAAACCAgagaataatgggaaccaaaaaGTTCTTGAAAAAGGGGGCCACGATTATATTTTCCCAAGGTTAGTTTTTCTAAGGGTAGAAATGCTGTGAGTTCATCTACAAAATTCTTATAAGATGGAGGGGAATCGTTCTTCCAAAATGAGTTATTTTAATTTCTAAGACAATAATCTGCACAAATCTGCTGAGCAGAAACTGGAAATGTTATGAagactcaaaaaacaacaaccttttAATAGAGGACACTATCAGATCTAAAGATTAGAAACCAAAGTTGTACATTTAAATCTGATTAGAGACTGAAATCTTCACAGGTCCTCCGGCATGTCCCCACAGTTCAACTTCTGGGTAGAACTGagttgcagttcctctaccgaccaccagggtctggatcaaAAACAGAGTGGATCATCATTGACATccaggttaaaatgtccaaggctgcgtccgaaattgcatacttccaccctaatgagtatgcaaaatgagtatgcaagattttttagtgcgtccgaaacattagtacgtaatagtatgcgctatccacaCTCAATCCGGAGGagtttattagtgtggattgatggacactagcaaagcagaaacttcccacaatgcaatgcagtggtgtttggttgctaagtgatacgtatatgtcataagtataatattaagtataataatattatataatattaatattataatattcgtatataataatattatataatgtcatcttgttttggccagaataaacaggaaatagtggagcagtgctgctactgctgctgtaacacgtcacttcctccctacggcaggaagtgacgtgtgcgctccgaatagtagtacgtccgaattaatgcatactactgatatttaatcaaaagtgtgccgaatttaagtatactttttagtatatactgttcagtatggcatttcggacgcaccgcaactttacagcagaaatatacATGTTTACGTCTGGTACggaaacagttttggtctcCGTGGTTACATTCACATCCATGACGACTGCAGATTAACTtcaaccctgcagaggaaactcgcTGGGTTTCTGATCTGATCAGTCTGGAATACTAAGGAGgacacaaaataacaaaaaaaaaaaaacagttttccttGACAAATCCCATGAAGACGCAAGAAGACGAACAAAATcgattaaatgttttattttcaagttTGTCACAACACATGAATAAGGCCACCAACTCACTGAACATTCATGAATCAAGACGAGACAAAAATACCtgctttaaaatataaaatctgAAAAGTTTGTTCAAAGTTTAAAGAGATTAATTGAAGATTGAGTGaacaaatgtgtttgtttacaaACTAAGACGtcataaaacaacacaaacatcggTTGCAAACTTGTGATGGAAAATaatactgaaagaaaaaaaaaaaaagcattaaagtTACGAGGCTGCCAGCTTCAAACGAACACTAGGAGGTTGGCAGGTTTACCTGATCTGTAACGAGCTGAACACACCTGCACAGGTGAGGAAATAAAACTTCATCAAGGCCTCAAAGAAGCAGCGGGGAGCAGCAGGAATGTTTCAATATATgccattaaaaacatttttaaaaagaaagaaaactttcTTTAAGGCAACAGATGAAAAGGTGCAGCTCTAGTGGAGGGGTACGGCAagccaaaaaaacacaagaaaaaacaaTCCTCAAACAGGTCTTGTCCAAGAGACAGAAAAGAACATGACatttagaacatcaacaacaGTGTAGAAAAGAGAAACACTGGATTTTCAGAggaaacaaatatttttaaaaagttgtatttctgaaaaaaagcacaaataaTTTAGTCGTGTTTTTCACTTAAGAAGAatggagttttttttaatgctgctTTCGACAATCTAAAttaatagtttttttaaaaCCATGTTTCTCTGCAGAGAAGAGATGCACGAATGTCGAACAACCAGCACACGTCTCCGGGGCTTTAGACGGGCATGAAGGAGAGCTGAAACACTCCTCAAGCCCTAATGCGACGACGCACTCAGTCCTGTTTATCACGccgaatgcaaaaaaatacacACTCACTTACGACAAAACAGAACTGACGGAGACCTCATCTCACAAGTGCTGCCATGGATTTACGGGGTTTAAAACTCAGGATGACAGATGGTCAAAACGAAACCAATTCCTGCTGGAGGTCATCGTTTCCCTGGTGAAGCGATGGTTTATGGATACCCGGCTGGTCCAACAGATGTCTAATGACTGGAGGACCTTCAACCTGAAACATCACCGGTGGTCAGTCAGACGGGGCATCGCTGGAGTCACCTGGTTAAAGGATTTCTGACGAGGGTCTATCCGTCCAAAACAAACTAGGACCAGCTGTGGGGGCAGACGTCCACCAGAGACCACGCTGAGGACACGCCCAGACAGTCAAACCGTAGCGTTTATCCACGACGAAAAGCAAAGTACTTTTACGATTCgcttatggcccttttgcactggtaccacctcagctcggttctacccgttttgcgcttttgcattagggttgagacgggtagagccgctccaagccgatacatttttctgtaaccattcgagCGAGGTTCTatgcgggctgagccgggactatttctgacgtcaccaccctccacacctctgattggtcgggggcggggccgtcaaacgtttgaatcaggaagcgggagtcagcgcgaggcgactcgcgccgattttattatacagcacaaacgtctgtttggtgatccaactctgaggtgcagatgttcataaacctggtggctgacgagaaaattaaaaaagcgatgtagacggctgtttttttctcagccgctcgcggctccagctgatttctcatctgcgccgacatgaacaaaggtgctgcgcaatcgagtacgtcacagcagcttcaccccaacctgcacacttctcccctggctgtgcaaaaacacacgggtggagccgcgtcgagccgagccgggctgaagcgagactagtggaaaagtgccattagatttcctttattcattattttggaCTTGGAACCTGCCCTGGACTTGAAACGCGTCATTTGAatcaacagaaacagaaaccgttgcgcctgcaggaccagactgaAGCGGGAGACGTGTCGGAGCTGTTGGTGGCGGTTAGCTCCGGAGGAGGGCCGAGACCCGTCCAGCAGTTTGTGGACGGATCTAGTTGTAGGACCGACGCAAACTGGACAAAAACCTCAACCCTCCTTCACGGGGCCACAAACAACTCAAACAAAAGTACACAAAGGAAACGTTAAACGCTCGTCCAGACATGTCCTGAATAACAACGCATCCTGATCAAGAACGCGAGCCTTCATTAACACCTCCAAACCCTCACATTTATAGACTTGTAAAACGTTACCATCTGCAGGAATCACGCTAAAGGATATCTCAATATGGCTGGTCGTTGTTTTAGCTGTGTGCATTACCGCGACTTGTCATCGGCCTCGGGTGTGTCCTCACCGGTCCCGGACGTTTTGATTGCAAGTCGACCAGTCGGTGAGAACACAATGAAGCCGTGGATGAAACTGCAGATCACTGAGTTTAAATCCACTTGTAGGAGACCAAGCTGGTGCACCTACTTTCAGATTTACAACAaaaatcctgcagaacagcagcagAGGACAGAGGACAAGGATTGTGAAGACCTGGTTGAGTCTCAGACGGTTTCTGTCTAGAAAGCTCAGCGGTAAATCCAGGGTTCCATCAGCATCTCTGCCGCGACCCTGGTACTCCTCCTGGGCTCAGGCGTAGAAGATAAGTTCGGGGATCTGGCCTCCCTGTACCCCGGTGCCGTTGGTGCTGTCTGAGGAGCACTGGAACTGGAAGGTCACTTTCCCACACTGCACCTCGGTCATGCCCTCCTGCCCGAAGTAGCTGAGCTCGTTGCCGTCCAGCACCACGCTGGCGGTGTAGAAGGTGTCGGGCTCAATCTGCACCGGGTAGTCGAACCAGACGGGGAAGGTGCTGCTAGAGCCGTCGGAGAAGTACTTGATGATCCGCTGGGCCATCGGCACGCCCTGCCGCTTCAGCTCGATCTTGGCGCTGTACTCCGCCGAGCCGCAGCTGGAGCCGTACAGGCCGAAGCCGGCGATGAAAATGCGCTTGTCCACGGCGAACTGGATGCTGTCGCAGCGGCCGCGGTAGCGCCACTGATTGCTCCGGTAGGCGCAGGACTGGAACCGGTGGCAGCGCTGCGGCGACAGGCCTTTGCGAGGTTTGGAGCAAAACAAGAGGTCCGGCTTCTTGGAAGCGGTGTACCACAGGAATATGTCGTTGGTCTCGTTGAGTGTCAGCACCCCGGACTGTGCCGCTCCGTTGGCGAAGTCCTCCAGCGCCATGGTGGGGATGCGGATCAGGTAGATGGCCTTCCCCAGCACCAGACGCCTGTTCTCGATGGTCGGCGAAAGGTCTTGTCGCTGGCACTCAGCCTCCGCCCAGTTCAGCGCCGCCTCAAACACCACCATCTCCTTGGCGTTGAGCGTCTCCCGCCGCAGGATGCTATCCAGCGTCTGGGTGTCGATGTCACAGAAGCCCTCGGAGCGCAACGCCAGCTCAGCCTGGGCGTCGATGACCTCCCAACAGCGCTGCGTCAGGTCCGGCTCCTCGAACAGGCAACTCTGCGACAGCAGCACGCAGGCGTTCTTGGCACTCAGGCTGGTCTCCAGGAAGTTGACGCAGGCCCGCGCCAGATGAGGCACAATGTACTTTTTAGCAGCGTAGAGAGTGGCGAGCACCGTGTCGGCACACAGGTCGATCTCATCGCAGTAGATGTACCTGTGGATGCAGAAATAATATCAGAAACGCTCCCCACCTGGTGTCCAGTCCACCTGAAAGACCGCTGGGTGTCTACTGGGCGCAGAAGGGCCACCGTCGAGCTATCGTCACGCCGGCACACTCGTCAAACAACAGAGCGGTTCTACCACACGCAATGTTCTAGCAGTGACTGTCCACTGGGCTTCTCCACAGACCTGCACTTGATATCAAATTTGATCTATTTCCAACATAAGACACCCCGATCGGCACTGAGTCGCAGTAAACAAGTAAAATGTCTCAAGAGATTTCAACCAGATAAGTTTATTTAAGAAATTGAAAAGCACATTTTGCTCCACGTCACTCATCTCTTTCTGGAAGGATAAAGCAGGACAAGATGTGGCCCTGAATACGCTCTTAAACGAGGAGATAACAACGTCATGATTACGTCTGAAATGCAGAAGCAGAACTCATAAAGCCACAACTCAGGCCAATCAGGCGGGAATCTGATGCACTTCCCTCCTGAAACACTGAGTAGTATCTGAAAGTGATCCTTCACTCTTCCAGCTGGATCGTGGCTCGTCCATGCTCGGTGGGACCCAGAGGTTAGAGCTAGACTTACTTCAACATGGCCAGGAATGAAGGCGGCTCCACATCAGGGATCCGGATCTCCTCCTGGTCCTCGGCCAGTTCCCCGTAGAACATGGCATGGAACACAGAGCTGCCGACGGCCAGGACGTACTGCAGAAACAGAACAAGAGCCAAGACAAACACTTCAAACTCTGATGCACCTGGCAGACGGGGCCCTGGCCTTTTGATCCCCAGGAAACCACCTCAGCATAAGCCCGGTTTTCTTTGGGACTAATGTTCCATCTGTGCTGTCGATGTGACATAAGCAGACCCTTTGTGATGTGTCATACACTATTTCTATGTATTAAAGCTAAATTTCGTTCTGGATTGATCACTTTATCTCAACGGACGACACCGAACACTCCACCAGGAAGGGAGGATTACAGGATTTATACACATCTTGCAGCTGTGTGGGCTAAAGGCGTCGTATTACAGTCTTCCACATTATATCAGGGGACAGAAGAAGCACGAGGAAGCTGGTAGATCTGAAGGTTTACGACAGTCCTGGAGGAAGACTGGTGTGATCAtaaaattttttctcaattcaattttatttaaaaagggacagtgtacagttaaaacataaatgttgCCATCTGATGCACTGTACCAGATTATAGCTTTAagctaatttgcatctgcagtcccttgaAAATGAACTAAGACCTGCTGGAATGGACAAAGTCGAGGGATAAATAGGACACTGGAGGTGAAATGCTGACACCTGCTCGTCATCTGCAGTAGCACACTGAAAACATTCATCAAATCTGAGACGTCTTGAAGCTGCTCCTGCATCCAGGACCCGTTTAATGTCTGCGGCTCTCCCGGTCCGAACGGGGCAAATTCAGCCGCCGTGCCTTTAACCAAAACTAGTACTCTCTCAGTGTCAGTAAATCATCCAACGTTCTTGATTCTGTCGTTAACTCTCCGTTCTGACACCTCATGAGTCGGCATCTAGTCGGAGAACATCAGCTGAAGGCCTGAAGGAAGAGTCTGGCGGACTGTGACGGACAGTTTGTCCTTTTGAAATTGAGCTCACCTGCAGAGCTGCGACCTGTGCGGGGCTTACCTTGTGTCCGGGGACTCGCTGCGTCGCACCTGGGGGCCCGACCACGAAGTGAACATCTGCCATCATCTCATTGTTGAACATGACTGAATTCCTGCAATGACAAAGTCTCATGTAACAACATTCATAAACTGGAGAAGTCACCAAAACACCAGTGCAGCCCCCCTACTCTTCTTCTCTGGAGGAAGAGCAGACGTTGGACTTCGAGCAGTCTGAAAAGTACAAAGATTTCAGTTcatctactgaccactaggatcTGGATCCATCAGTGAGTTCATCTCCACTGACTtccatgttaaaaaaatacagatACAAATACTCCATAGTTAGATTTACATCCAGGACAAGTGTCCAATTTTATGGGCCTTGTCAGGTAAAAATGACATAAAATTATAAATCATGTGTATGGGGGTGTGGCTTTTTGAATGACAGCTACAATGCCGTCCAATGCCAACTTCAAAACGGGGCCGGTATCAACTCAGGACCTGCAGTACCTCAGAAATTACACCCCAAGTCCTGTGTTTCATGCAGCGCATGAGATAATCagatgttttttactaaaattgaCAGAATTGAATCACCAGATATGTGTCAATGCTTTGGTTTTTGTTAAACAACTACCATTTAATTAACATACTAACTTTagatacagagtctgatgaaaCACTctatattatattgttatatcatgACCTTGATATTTGAAGGATTATGGCAGGTAAACTTAGTGTTTACTTTACAAATTACAGACATTGTGCATTCACTCTGGATCCCTAACGTTCTCCACAATTATTACAAATCATCAGGTGACAAAAAGGGCCCACTCTCGCCGAGAAGCAGTCAAATGGGACTTTAatgcagacatttttttttttaaagatatggtTGTAATAAGGTCAAACTTGGGGGTGAGGGTTTACAGTTAGGGGACCCCTTGTGGTTATTTGACACCACACCATCCTCCTCGAACGCCTGTCTGCTCTCCTTGGTATCTCTGGCTCTGCTTTATCTTGGTTCCAATCTTACCTCACCAACAGAACTCAGTTTGTCACCATCCTTGGCTCCTCCTCCCACCCTGCCCCAGTCAACCATGGTGTCCCCCAAGGCTCTGTGCTCGGTCCAACCCTCTTCACCACCCACCTGCTCCCCCTTGGCCAGATCATACGCCACTATGGTCTCAGTTTTCACTGCTACGCTGACGATACCCAGCTCCATCTCAGCACCTCACCATCCTCCCAGCTCCCCCCACAGTCTTTGGTTAACTGCCTCTCTGCCATAAAATCTTGGATGACAACTAACTTCCTCAAACTGAACAGCAATAAGACGGAGCTCATGGTTGTGGCCCCCAAGTCACTGCTCCGGAAGGTTGGAGATCTGCTCATCCGGGTGGACGGCTGCACCATCACGCCATCCTCCGAGGCCCGTAATCTGGGCGTCATCTTGGACTCCACCCTCTCCTTCCAGTCACACATCAAGTCGGTCACCAAATCTGCCTTCTATCACCTCAGGAACATCGCACGTCTCCGTCCCTCACTCTCTGACTCTGTGGCAGAAACACTAATCCACGTTTTCATCACCTCCCGACTGGACTATTGTAATGGAGTCCTGTCTGGGGTTCCAAGTAAAACCCTGGACAGGCTCCAGTACGTGCAGAATTCAGCTGCCAGGGTTCTCACCCACACCAGGCCCTGGCAGCACATCACCTCCACCCTCATCCAcctccactggctacctgttaagTTCCGCATTCGGTACAAACTCCTCCTACTCACCTACAAATCCCTTCACACTCTGGCCCCCCAGTACCTGTCCGACATCCTTCATCACCACACTCCCTCCCGGGAACCTGCGGTCTTCAGACGCTGGTCTGCTCTCCATCCCCCGGACCAGACTGAAGACGTTTGGGGACAGAGCCTTCAGTGTTGCTGCCCcctctggaactctctccctgCTGTAATCCGTGACTCCCCTTCTCTGGACAGTTTCAAAACccaactcaaaacccaccttttcaccCTGGCTTTTCCCCATTAGTGCCCCCATCCCCCCTGTCGTTTTGTCCCgatggtgttttgttttgtttgttcttccttGGTTTGCCTATGATCTGTAAAGCGACCTTGGGTTCcttgaaaggcgctatataaatgcaagttattattattattattattatttgagaaAATGCCCACTCTTCTTGTTTAGTGAGAAGTGCATTATGCTGGTTAGAAAGTGTCTTCAGTTTAGATGAGCAGCTCCAGTACTGTTGTTAATTTGACTCAGAGTTTAAATAGCTGGGGTCCAGGGATGAAGCCCTGAGGGACTCCATGCCTCCTTGATGAGCTCAGATTTATGAGTCATGTTTCCCTCCTCACAACAGGATCCAGGATCAAGGCTGACCCCTCCCTGACGGTGGGGTTAGACCAGGGGTGGgcattcctggtcctcgagggccggtgtcctacaGGTTTTAAATGTTCTCCTGCTTCATTGCCCCATgacacaagtgactgtgtcgttaacagaattgtgcagaccttgatgacaagctgatgatgatgattaattagaatcaggggtgttaaagcagggaaacatctaaaacacgcaggacaccggccctcgaggaccaggaatgcCCACCCCTGGGCTAGACTGACCCTTCCCTGACGGTGGGGTACGGACTCACCTCTCTCGGACGGTGGGGTACAGACTCACCTCTCTCGGACGGTGGGGCTCAGACTCACCTCTCTCGGACGGTGGGGTACAGACTCACCTCTCTCGGACGGTGGGGTACAGACTCACCTCTCTCGGACGGTGGGGTACGGACTCACCTCTCTCGGACGGTGGGGTACGGACTCACCTCTCTCGGACGGTGGGGTACGGACTCACCTCTCTCCGATGGTGGGGATCAGATTCACCTCTCTCGGACGGTGGGGTACAGACTCACCTCTCTCGGACGGTGGGGTACAGACTCACCTCTCTCGGACGGTGGGGGTCAGACTCACCTCTCTCGGACGGTGGGGTACAGACTCACCTCTCTCGGACGGTGGGGTACAGACTCACCTCTCTCGGACGGTGGGGTACAGACTCACCTCTCTCGGACGGTGGGGTACAGACTCACCTCTCTCGGACGGTGGGGTACAGACTCACCTCTCTCGGACGGTGGGGTACAGACTCACCTCTCTCGGACGGTGGGGTACAGACTCACCTCTCTCGGACGGTGGGGTACAGACTCACCTCTCTCGGACGGTGGGGTACAGACTCACCTCTCTCGGACGGTGGGGTACAGACTCACCTCTCTCGGACGGTGGGGTACAGACTCACCTCTCTCGGACGGTGGGGTACAGACTCACCTCTCTCGGACGGTGGGGTACAGACTCACCTCTCTCGGACGGTGGGGTACAGACTCACATCTCTCGGACGGTGGGGTACAGACTCACCTCTCTCGGACGGTGGGGCTCAGACTCACCTCTCTCGGACGGTGGGGCTCAGACTCACCTCTCTCGGACGGTGGGGTACAGACTCACCTCTCTCGGACGGTGGGGTACAGACTCACCTCTCTCGGACGGTGGGGTACAGACTCACCTCTCTCGGATGGTGGGGTACAGACTCACCTCTCTCGGATGGTGGGGTACAGACCCTGCCAGCTGCGGCAGCTGTGCCCGGCGGCGCTGCCGTTGTTGTTCCTCGCGTTCTGCTGCTGGATGGAGCTGCTGGTCGAGGCGGAGGACACCAGTGTCTTACTGGGAAACAGCTCTGCAGCCATCCTGTTCCAGTCAGACCGCAGGCCGGCTCATGGCAGCTCCGGAAATCCGCCCCGCAGAACCTGAACAGAtgtacgttttttttatttatgaattGGGATTCTGTTTAATTACTAAAatgatgtatttttttattttaccttttattttattatgggtTCGTCCACCTTTAATTTACCAGGCAAAGGCCTGCTACTAGCTCATTTAAACATTTGTAGCTTAAGGAATAAGACCACAGATATGGGTAATATAATGAAGTCAAACAATATCCACATTATGGCTATATCTGAAACACATCTTGACGACTCTTTTGAGGATTCAGTATTGAGTGTGGATGGTTATAGGTTATTTAGGAAGGATAGGGATAGATATGGTGGAGGTGTGGCTGTCTATGTACAGAGTCATATCCCTGTTAAAGTAAGAAGCGATTTGATGTTGAATGAAATTGAGGCACTATGGATACAGGTTCATCTGCCACAGACTAAACCAATACTTGTTGGTTGCTGCTATAGGCCGCCTAGTGCGGATGTAAGATACTTAGACTCAATATGTGAAATGATAGACAAATCAAGTGATGAAAACAGAGAGATTTACTTTACAGGCGATAACAATATCGATTGGTTATGCATGTGCCCTCTTAAAAAGAAGCTCATTACTGTAACTAATGCATGTAACCTAACACAGACCATTACCCTACCAACTAGAACCACCATAAATAAGAATGGGTTAAAGTCATCTAAATGTATTGATCACCTATTCACAAATGTTCCTGAAAAATGTACCAAAACAGTATCAATAGCTCTTGGCTTCACAGATCACAATTTAATTGCAATTAAggaagaccccaggaagaatagctgctacTTAGGtagtagctaatggggatcctaataaacaaataaacaaataaactgagACACGACAGCCCCAGACTGAGCCCCAGACTGAGCCCCAGACTGAGCCCCAGACTGAGCCCCAGACTGAGCCGCAGACTGAGCCCCAGACTGAGCCCCAGACTGAGCCGCAGACTGAGCCCCAGACTGAGCCCCAGACTGAGCCCAGACTGAGCCCCAGACTGAGCCGCAGCAGCCCGTCACCAGCCCTCGACCTGCTGCAGTTATCAGCAGCACATCCACTAAACCTCCGCGCAATAAAACATACGCTCATCAGCTCACCCGGCCAGGAAACACACTTTAGTGTTAAATAAAACTTTGGATTATTTGGAAGTCTGAAGTTTTAcatcttaaacctgaattatgaaaatcgacgcagagcctacggcgtagggta
Proteins encoded in this window:
- the LOC133446081 gene encoding BTB/POZ domain-containing protein 3 isoform X1 yields the protein MAAELFPSKTLVSSASTSSSIQQQNARNNNGSAAGHSCRSWQGLYPTIRERNSVMFNNEMMADVHFVVGPPGATQRVPGHKYVLAVGSSVFHAMFYGELAEDQEEIRIPDVEPPSFLAMLKYIYCDEIDLCADTVLATLYAAKKYIVPHLARACVNFLETSLSAKNACVLLSQSCLFEEPDLTQRCWEVIDAQAELALRSEGFCDIDTQTLDSILRRETLNAKEMVVFEAALNWAEAECQRQDLSPTIENRRLVLGKAIYLIRIPTMALEDFANGAAQSGVLTLNETNDIFLWYTASKKPDLLFCSKPRKGLSPQRCHRFQSCAYRSNQWRYRGRCDSIQFAVDKRIFIAGFGLYGSSCGSAEYSAKIELKRQGVPMAQRIIKYFSDGSSSTFPVWFDYPVQIEPDTFYTASVVLDGNELSYFGQEGMTEVQCGKVTFQFQCSSDSTNGTGVQGGQIPELIFYA
- the LOC133446081 gene encoding BTB/POZ domain-containing protein 3 isoform X2, which translates into the protein MFNNEMMADVHFVVGPPGATQRVPGHKYVLAVGSSVFHAMFYGELAEDQEEIRIPDVEPPSFLAMLKYIYCDEIDLCADTVLATLYAAKKYIVPHLARACVNFLETSLSAKNACVLLSQSCLFEEPDLTQRCWEVIDAQAELALRSEGFCDIDTQTLDSILRRETLNAKEMVVFEAALNWAEAECQRQDLSPTIENRRLVLGKAIYLIRIPTMALEDFANGAAQSGVLTLNETNDIFLWYTASKKPDLLFCSKPRKGLSPQRCHRFQSCAYRSNQWRYRGRCDSIQFAVDKRIFIAGFGLYGSSCGSAEYSAKIELKRQGVPMAQRIIKYFSDGSSSTFPVWFDYPVQIEPDTFYTASVVLDGNELSYFGQEGMTEVQCGKVTFQFQCSSDSTNGTGVQGGQIPELIFYA